The window GCCAGGGTTATAGTCACCGAGATCGATCCCCACCGGGCCTTCGAGGCATTGATGGACGGCCACGAGGTAATGACCATGGAGGCCGCCGCCCCATTAGGGGATATATTCCTGACCTTGACGGGCAACGTCGACGTTATATCCTCCAACCATATGGCCAAGATGAAAGACGGGGTCATACTCGGCAACGCCGGTCACTTCGACGTGGAGATATCCAAGGCCGACCTCAGCTCCATGGCCACCGACGTGTACGAGGTCCGCCCTAACGTCACCTGCTACAAAATGGCCTCAGGCAACAGGCTCTATCTCCTGGGCGAGGGCAGGCTGGTTAATTTAGCCGCCGGAGACGGCCACCCTATAGAGATTATGGACCTGAGCTTCGCCCTCCAGCTCATGTCGGCGCTTCACATTTTAAGAAATCACGGAGACATGAAGGCCGGTCTATATCCGGTTCCTGAGGATATAGACCGGATGGTAGTCTCGACTAAGCTGGATTCTTTAGGGGTAGCCCTTGATAGGCTCACCTCCGCTCAGGAGGAGTACATGGAAGGCTGGAAAGAGTGATGTCCAGACTGCTGTTTAAAGACGTCATGGCTCTGGACGGCTCCATGGAAAGGGCTAGGAGGGTCGACCTCACGGTCTCGGAGGGGATTATAGAGGCCATATCGGAGCCAGGCTCTCTGACCGGCGACGAGGTTATAGACTGCCGGGGTAAAAAGGCACTCCTTCCCGGGTTCGTCAACTGTCACACCCACGCCGCCATGGTCCTACTCAGAGGACTGGGGGAGGAACGGCCCCTAAAGCAGTGGTTGGAGGAAAGTATCTGGCCTGTAGAGGCTAACCTCAACCCAGAGAGGGTCTACTGGGGAACTAAGTCGGCACTGCTGGAGATGGCCTCCACCGGCACGGTCTGTTTCGGCGATATGTACTTCGAGATGGACCAAGTCGCCAGAGCCGCCAAAGAGGGGGGCATGAAGTGCGGTCTGTGTCGGGGGCTTATAGGCGACGACCCAATTAGGCTGAACCAGGGCCTTGAGCTGGCGGATACCTTTAAAGACGACGCCGACGTCACAGTCCAGCTAGGTCCTCACGCTCCTTACACCGTCCCGATTGAGGCTCTGAAAGCCATCTCTCATGTGGCCTGCGAAAGAGGACTATCGGTCCATTTTCACTACTTGGAGGCGGAGTGGGAGAGGGGCTACATTCAGGACCAGTTCGGCCTGTCCACAATGGACTATCTGGACAGATCGGGCCTTCTCTCCGTCCCTGAGCTCATTCTGGCCCACGGAGTCTGGATTCCTAAAGAGGATATCTCAGAACTGGCCTCCAAGGATGTGACTGTGGTCCACAACCCCGGCAGCAACCTCAAGCTAGGCAGCGGAATCGCACCGATCAGGGAGATGATGGACTCTGGGTTATCGGTGGCGCTAGGTACCGACGGAGCGGCCAGCAACAATAGACTGGACATGTGGGACGAGATGAGGTCCACCGCCCTGATACACAAGGGGGTTCTCAAAGACCCTACGGTGGTCACGGCGAGACAGGTCATAGAGTCGGCGACCTACAGCGGATACCGTGCCCTTGGCTTCGCCAACTCCGGGCGGATAGCCCAGGGTTGGAGCGCCGATTTGGCCTTTATCGATCTCGATAGCCCTAACTACATAGGGGTTGACGAGGATAATCTGGGGATGTTTTTGGTCTACGCAGGATCCTCTAAAGATGTAGAGGGCACCATGTCTAACGGTCGATGGATCTACAGGTCCGGGGAGTTTTCAGGGCTAGACGTAGATGATATAGTCGCAAAGGCAGCGATTTCAAGGGCGGATATGGTCCGCCGTTAGGAGTGAACTTTATGAAGTGGAGAAGTGGCAGGGAAATACGCCAGCTGTTTATAGATTTTTGGGTTTCCAAAGGAGCCCACCATTACGATAGTTTTTCACTGGTCCCCGAGGACCCTACGTTGCTTTTCACCATAGCGGGCATGGTGCCTTTCAAGAAATACTACCTAGGCATAGCGGAGCCCGATTTCCCAAGCGCCGTTACCTCCCAAAAGTGCGTCAGGACCAACGATATAGACAACGTAGGCAGAACGGCAAGACACCATACCTTTTTCGAGATGTTGGGCAACTTCAGCTGGGGAGGGTATTTTAAGAGGGAGTCCATAACCTGGGGATGGGAGTTTCTCACCGATGTGATCGGCCTGGACGGAGACAGAATGTACGTCACCATATACAACGACGACCAGGAGGCCTTCGACATATGGCATAAAGAGGTAGGGGTGCCGGAGGACCACATTCTTCGGTTCGGCGAGGAGGAGAACTTCTGGTTTATGGGGCCTACAGGTCCCTGTGGCCCTGATTCGGAGATCCTATACGATCAGGGACCTAGTTTCTCCTGCGGACCAGACTGCGCTCCTGGCTGTGACTGCGACAGATATCTGGAGATATGGAACCACGTCTTCACCCAGTATGACAGGCAGGACGACGGCTCCCTTGTCCCTCTGCCAAGAAAGAACATCGACACTGGAATGGGCCTGGAGCGGTTGACCTCCCTGGTACAGGGCGTCGCCAACGACTTCGAGACCGACCTTTTTAAGCCCATAATGGACCAGGTATGTTCCATGGCGGGAATATCCTACGGCGCTACCCCTCAGGGGGATATGGCGGCGAAGGTCATCTCCGACCACATCAGGGCGGTGGCCTTTATGATCGCCGACGGCATACTTCCCGCCAACGACGGCCAGGGCTACGTCCTCAGGCGGCTTCTCAGAAGGGCCGCCAGGTACGGCAGGCTCATCGGCCTTAAGGGGGCTTTCCTCACCGATCTTCTGCCGAAAGTCCTAGAGATAATGGGAGACCCCTACAGAGAGCTTAAGGATAGCAGGCTTACCATAGAGCAGGTCGTATCGGTGGAGGAAAAGAGGTTCGGCAGGACCTTAGAGCAGGGGAGCGACCTGCTTCACAGCGAGATAGAGGCCCTAGCCGCTGAAGGGGAAGCCACCCTTTCCGGGGTGGTGGCCTTTGAGCTTTACGATACCTACGGTTACCCTCTGGAGCTTACTATGGAGATATGTCAGGAAAAGGGTTTCGTCGTGGACGAGGAGGGCTTTAGAGGGGAGATGGAGGCCCAGAGACAGAGGGCCAGGGCATCGAGCAAACAGGCAAACTCGGTCATGACCGGCGACCTGTACACCGAGCTCCTTGCTTCCCATGGCCCCACTCCTTTCGTGGGGTATAGCTCTCTGTGCTGTGAGAGCGAGATAACCGCTATATTGGTCAACGGAGAGTCGGTCCAGTCCGCAAAGGCTGGAGACGATGTGGAGATAGTGCTCTCCAGGACCCCTTTCTACGGAGAAAGAGGAGGTCAGGTCGGCGATAGCGGCGTCCTCAAAGGTAAGGGCTTTTTCGTCGAGATCGACGACACGATCCATCCTGTAGGAGACCTGTCGGTCCATAGGGGAAAGGTCGTGGAGGGAGAGATATCCGTTGGGTCCTCCGTAGAGGCATCGGTGGACCGGGATAAGCGGGACTCGGTGGCTAAAAACCACACCGCCACCCACCTACTCCACGAGGCTCTTGTCAGGGTTGTAGGGGGCCACGTAAGACAGAACGGTTCTTTGGTCTCAGACCGGTTCCTTCGTTTCGACTATACCCACTACGAGCCTCTGGAGCCATCGGATCTAGAGGAAGTTGAACTGCTGGTAAACCAGGAGATCCAGGGCAACACGTCTTTAGAGGTCGAGGAGACCGATCTGGCTACCGCCAAAGAAAGAGGAGCTAAGGCCCTCTTCGAGGAGAAATACGGAGATAAGGTTCGGGTCGTATCGGTAGGGGACTTTTCCTCCGAACTGTGCGGCGGCATTCACGTGGGGTCCACCGGAGAGATAGGTCTTCTTAAAATTTTAACCGACGAGAGTATCGGCTCAGGTATCAGGAGGATCACCGCTGTCACAGGAATGAACGCCTTCAGGAACTACCAGAACATGACCTCAACGATAAAAGAGCTTTCCGCCAAGCTAGGGGTTCGTCCTGCTCGGCTGGTCGAGAAAGTGGAGGCTATGGAAGCGGATAACAGAGAGCTCTCTAAGGAAATACAGCGCTATTCCCTTAAATCCGCCATGGAGGAGCTTCGTCGGAAGGTGGTCAAGATAGAGCTTCCCGGTGGAGTGTCCCTCTACAGTGCTTCCATAGACGGCAGCGATCCCGATCAGCTCAGGGAGATAGGGGACAGCATAAAAGACAGAGATCCTCTATCGGTGGTCCTACTGGCCTCTAGCGACGAAGAGAGGACCCAGATGATATGTATGCTAGGGGTCGATTCGGTAAAATCAGGGCTCCACGCAGGAAAGATAGTGAAGGAAGTGGCCTCTTTGTTCGGAGGTAAAGGAGGAGGAAAGCCCAATATGGCCCAGGCGGGAGGACCTAAGTCCGATAAGGTCAAAGAGGCTTTCGATCAGGCCCCGTCTATATTGAAAGGCTTTTTACCTTGCTAGATAGGATCGTCGCTTTGGATATGGGGACCGTCCGTATAGGCGTTGCCGTCAGTGACCCTCTGGGATCTTTCGCCCAGGGGGTCGGGGTCTGGGACGCTCAGGGAGATTGGCTATCCCAGTTAGGGGAGCTTTTGACCACCACCAAGGCATCGAAGGCGGTTATAGGGCTCCCTATGAGGGAGAACGGAACCAAAGGCCCCTCCGCCGAAAGGGTGGAGCTGGAGGTGGAGAGGATAAAAGAGGCCTTTCCCGATCTGGATATAGTCATGTGGGACGAGCGGTATACCTCCACCATAGCGAATAGAATTCTCATAGAGGGAGATGTCTCCAGAAAGAAGAGAAAAGGCCAGGTGGATAAAGTCGCCGCCACCGTCATTCTACAGGGATATCTGGATTCCCTGAGGAGGTGATCTTTTGACCCTTCCTGAAGGTGTAAAGATGACCCCTATGCTGGAACAGTACGTCCACTGGAAGGGGAAACACCCTGACGCTCTGCTGTTTTTCAGGATGGGGGATTTCTATGAGCTTTTTTTCGACGACGCTAAAGTGGCCTCCGAGGCCCTTGATATCGCCCTTACCGCCAGAGATCAGGGCAAGAAAATTCCTATGGCGGGAGTACCTCAGCATGCGGCGGAGTCCTATCTCGGCAAATTGGTCCGAAAGGGCTTTAAAGTAGCCATATGCGAACAGATCACCGAGCCTGATGGACGGTCTTTGGTGGAGAGGCAGGTTATAAGGGTCGTCACCCCTGGAACCTACGTCCCCGAGGAGTCGGGGCAGGACGGAAGGCTTATGGCTTTCGCAGGGCTTAAAGGCGGCCTGTGGGCCACAGGCATATTGGAGTCGGCCACCGGTACTTTAGAGGTGGGGTTGATGGACACCGAAGGCTGTCGAGGGATAATCTCCGCTTCTGCCGGTGCGGAGATATTAATTCCAAAAGGAGGACCGGAGAGGACCGTCACCACTTCTTTGGGAATATCGGGGGAGGTCCTTCTTCCTAAGGAGAGTTTCGATCCTGTGGAGGGAACCAGGTGGCTGTGCCGTAGGTGGGATCTGAACACCCTCAGAGGTTTTGGCGTGGAGGACGACTCCCCTGAGGCCGGTGTCGCAGCGGCGCTGTTGGGCTATCTGGAGGAGACCCAGTACGGTGCCGCTAGACACGTGTCCAGGATAATCCCTATGACCTCCGATAAATGGCTCCATCTGGACGTGACGACCCAGAACAACCTCGAACTGGTGGACAGCGAGACGCCGTCTCTTTTTTCGGTTTTAAACCGGTGCAACACGCCTATGGGCAGGAGAAGGCTGAGGAACTGGATATTACGTCCTCTTACGGACCTTACATCCATAGAGGAAAGGCTGGATATACAGGAAAAGCTGATGTCCTACCTTCCTTCCCTTGAGGGGATTAAGGAAAAACTGTCCTCCTGTAAGGACGTAGAGAGGGCTATAGCCAGACTTCACATGAAGACCGGAAACCCCAGGGATCTCGGAGCTATCAGGGATACTTTAGAGTGTCTCCCCGATCTTTTAGGCTATCTGAAGGGGCTGGATCTGGATAACCTCCTTCCTTTTTCACCTCTGGAGGATCTAAGGGAGAGACTATCCGCCCAATTGGAGGATTCGCCTTCGAGGATACTGGGAACGGGAAAGGTCATAAAGGATGGTTCCGACGATGAGCTCGACCGTTGGCGAGGTTTTGCCTCCGACGGAGAGGAATGGCTGGAGGATTTTATAGCCAAAGAGAGGGAGAGGCTCTCCCTTCCCAAGCTGAAGGTGGGCTACTCCAGGGTCTTCGGTTATTACGTGGAGCTCTCGAGAGGAGCGCTTAAAGAGGGTAAGGTATTGCCGGAGGACTATCACCGAAGGCAGACATTGGTGTCCTCGGAGAGGTATATTACCGAGGAACTTAAGGATTTTGAGTCGAAAATGCTCTCCTCCGGGGAAAAAATAAAGGAAATAGAGGCCCAACTGTACGGTGAGTTGGTCGATTACACCCTTTCCCTCACGTCGGAGCTTCAAGCGGTCGGAAAGGCCCTAGGAGACCTGGACTGTCTGGTGTCTTTAGCTCACACAGCACACTCCAGAGGCTACGTCAGACCTAGGTTCTTGAGCGATAGTCGCTCTGTGGAGATCGTAGGCGGCAGGCATCCGGTAGTCGAGTTGGTCCAAAGGGACGTCCCTTTCGTGCCTAACGATATATATATGGACGAAGACGGAAGAAGGGTAGCCATAATCACCGGGCCTAACATGGCTGGAAAATCGACCTACCTGAGGATGGCCGCTCTTTTGGTGGTGATGGCTCAGATGGGGGCCTATGTCCCCGTCGAGTCGATTTCCATGGGGCTCTTCGACAGAATTTTCACCAGGCTCGGGGCCAGAGACGAGCTGGCCAGGGGAAACAGCACCTTTATGGTGGAGATGGTCGAGACCGCCTCTATACTTCACAACGTAACCGATCGTAGCCTGGTGGTGTTGGACGAGGTAGGAAGAGGTACCTCCACCTACGACGGCATGAGCATAGCCTGGGCGGTAGTGGAGTACCTTCACAGCTTCTGTGGAGCGACCCCTAAAGTCCTTTTCGCCACCCACTATCACGAGCTGACCGATCTGGAGTGCCGACTGGATGGTTGTTTTAACCTTAGTATGGCTGTAGAGGAGGACGAGGAGAGGGTTACCTTTCTTCATCAGGTTGTTCCCGGTCCCGCCGATCGTTCCTACGGGATAGAGGTCGCCAGGTTAGCGGGGCTTCCTCGGTCGGTTTTGGTGAGGGCCAGAGAGCTTCTGGAGGGATTTGAGAGGGAAGATCGATGTGTAGATCTGTCACCTCCCTCTTTGCAGATGGAGTTTCTGGATCTAAAGGGCGATGCCGTTCTTCAGGAACTGGCGGGACTCTCTCCCGACGAGCTCAGCCCTAAAAAGGCTCTCGATATGCTTTACGATCTGAGAGATAGGGCTAGAAAGGCGGTGACCCTTTGAAAATAAAGAGGCTCCCCCCTGACGTGGCTATGAGGATAGCCGCTGGAGAGGTGGTCGAAAGGCCCGTCTCTGTGGTGAAGGAGCTTATGGAGAACAGTCTGGACGCCGGGGCCACCAGGATATCGGTGTGGGTGGTTCAGGGAGGAAGGGTATCCCTCGTCGTGGAGGACGACGGGAGAGGTATAGACGAAGAGGACCTTGCTTTAGCGGTCGAAAGCCACGCTACGAGCAAAATAGCCTCTCTAGACGATCTGGAGTCCATAGGGACTTTGGGATACCGTGGGGAGGCTCTGTCCAGCGTGGCGGCGGTCAGCAGGCTGGATATAAGGAGCAGGACCGGAGACAGTTCCTCCGGTGGGAGAATAAAATCGGAGGGAGGGGTTATCTCCTCTCAGGGAGAGCTGAACTGTAAGGCCGGCACCAGGGTTCAGGTAGATGATCTTTTCTTTAACCTGCCAGCCAGAAGAAAGTTTCTAAAAAGCCCGGTCGCCGAGATGAGGCGGATAACTAAGCTCATACAGGAGTACAGCGTCGCCTATCCAGAAGTATCCTTTCTCCTCTACGGC is drawn from Dethiosulfovibrio salsuginis and contains these coding sequences:
- a CDS encoding amidohydrolase → MSRLLFKDVMALDGSMERARRVDLTVSEGIIEAISEPGSLTGDEVIDCRGKKALLPGFVNCHTHAAMVLLRGLGEERPLKQWLEESIWPVEANLNPERVYWGTKSALLEMASTGTVCFGDMYFEMDQVARAAKEGGMKCGLCRGLIGDDPIRLNQGLELADTFKDDADVTVQLGPHAPYTVPIEALKAISHVACERGLSVHFHYLEAEWERGYIQDQFGLSTMDYLDRSGLLSVPELILAHGVWIPKEDISELASKDVTVVHNPGSNLKLGSGIAPIREMMDSGLSVALGTDGAASNNRLDMWDEMRSTALIHKGVLKDPTVVTARQVIESATYSGYRALGFANSGRIAQGWSADLAFIDLDSPNYIGVDEDNLGMFLVYAGSSKDVEGTMSNGRWIYRSGEFSGLDVDDIVAKAAISRADMVRR
- the alaS gene encoding alanine--tRNA ligase, with protein sequence MKWRSGREIRQLFIDFWVSKGAHHYDSFSLVPEDPTLLFTIAGMVPFKKYYLGIAEPDFPSAVTSQKCVRTNDIDNVGRTARHHTFFEMLGNFSWGGYFKRESITWGWEFLTDVIGLDGDRMYVTIYNDDQEAFDIWHKEVGVPEDHILRFGEEENFWFMGPTGPCGPDSEILYDQGPSFSCGPDCAPGCDCDRYLEIWNHVFTQYDRQDDGSLVPLPRKNIDTGMGLERLTSLVQGVANDFETDLFKPIMDQVCSMAGISYGATPQGDMAAKVISDHIRAVAFMIADGILPANDGQGYVLRRLLRRAARYGRLIGLKGAFLTDLLPKVLEIMGDPYRELKDSRLTIEQVVSVEEKRFGRTLEQGSDLLHSEIEALAAEGEATLSGVVAFELYDTYGYPLELTMEICQEKGFVVDEEGFRGEMEAQRQRARASSKQANSVMTGDLYTELLASHGPTPFVGYSSLCCESEITAILVNGESVQSAKAGDDVEIVLSRTPFYGERGGQVGDSGVLKGKGFFVEIDDTIHPVGDLSVHRGKVVEGEISVGSSVEASVDRDKRDSVAKNHTATHLLHEALVRVVGGHVRQNGSLVSDRFLRFDYTHYEPLEPSDLEEVELLVNQEIQGNTSLEVEETDLATAKERGAKALFEEKYGDKVRVVSVGDFSSELCGGIHVGSTGEIGLLKILTDESIGSGIRRITAVTGMNAFRNYQNMTSTIKELSAKLGVRPARLVEKVEAMEADNRELSKEIQRYSLKSAMEELRRKVVKIELPGGVSLYSASIDGSDPDQLREIGDSIKDRDPLSVVLLASSDEERTQMICMLGVDSVKSGLHAGKIVKEVASLFGGKGGGKPNMAQAGGPKSDKVKEAFDQAPSILKGFLPC
- the mutS gene encoding DNA mismatch repair protein MutS; the encoded protein is MTLPEGVKMTPMLEQYVHWKGKHPDALLFFRMGDFYELFFDDAKVASEALDIALTARDQGKKIPMAGVPQHAAESYLGKLVRKGFKVAICEQITEPDGRSLVERQVIRVVTPGTYVPEESGQDGRLMAFAGLKGGLWATGILESATGTLEVGLMDTEGCRGIISASAGAEILIPKGGPERTVTTSLGISGEVLLPKESFDPVEGTRWLCRRWDLNTLRGFGVEDDSPEAGVAAALLGYLEETQYGAARHVSRIIPMTSDKWLHLDVTTQNNLELVDSETPSLFSVLNRCNTPMGRRRLRNWILRPLTDLTSIEERLDIQEKLMSYLPSLEGIKEKLSSCKDVERAIARLHMKTGNPRDLGAIRDTLECLPDLLGYLKGLDLDNLLPFSPLEDLRERLSAQLEDSPSRILGTGKVIKDGSDDELDRWRGFASDGEEWLEDFIAKERERLSLPKLKVGYSRVFGYYVELSRGALKEGKVLPEDYHRRQTLVSSERYITEELKDFESKMLSSGEKIKEIEAQLYGELVDYTLSLTSELQAVGKALGDLDCLVSLAHTAHSRGYVRPRFLSDSRSVEIVGGRHPVVELVQRDVPFVPNDIYMDEDGRRVAIITGPNMAGKSTYLRMAALLVVMAQMGAYVPVESISMGLFDRIFTRLGARDELARGNSTFMVEMVETASILHNVTDRSLVVLDEVGRGTSTYDGMSIAWAVVEYLHSFCGATPKVLFATHYHELTDLECRLDGCFNLSMAVEEDEERVTFLHQVVPGPADRSYGIEVARLAGLPRSVLVRARELLEGFEREDRCVDLSPPSLQMEFLDLKGDAVLQELAGLSPDELSPKKALDMLYDLRDRARKAVTL
- the ruvX gene encoding Holliday junction resolvase RuvX codes for the protein MLDRIVALDMGTVRIGVAVSDPLGSFAQGVGVWDAQGDWLSQLGELLTTTKASKAVIGLPMRENGTKGPSAERVELEVERIKEAFPDLDIVMWDERYTSTIANRILIEGDVSRKKRKGQVDKVAATVILQGYLDSLRR